The following proteins are encoded in a genomic region of Cryptomeria japonica chromosome 11, Sugi_1.0, whole genome shotgun sequence:
- the LOC131067155 gene encoding abscisic acid 8'-hydroxylase 1: protein MMMLFSVVGLVVVVFLVIKIWRRYYFCYPRGGKKLPPGSMGWPYIGETLRLYSQNPNLFFAAKQKRYGDVFKTHILGCPCIMIASAEAAKFILVTQAHLFKPTFPASKERMIGPQALFFHQGEYHAKVRKMVQSSLFPECIRNIVPHIESIALNALKSWEGRTINTFQEMKRISFSVGILAIFGKHQLFDKDDLKRSYYVVETGYNSMPFNFPGTLYNKAMKARRRLNEVLSKVIAERRASKISCNDLLGTLMDSTDDNGSEPLKDNQIADNIIGVIFAAQDTTASVLTWIIKYLRDYPRLLEAVTAEQEAIREAKCGEEKSLTWADTRKMHLTSRVIQETLRIASIISFTFREAVQDVEYKGYLIPKGWKVMPLFRNIHHSSEVFADPHNFDPSRFEMPPKPNTFLAFGNGAHSCPGSELAKLEMLVLIHHLTTKYRWDRVSAHNGIQYGPFPVPKGGLPIEVYQKTERM, encoded by the exons ATGATGATGTTGTTTTCGGTGGTGGGTCTGGTTGTTGTAGTATTTCTTGTGATCAAGATTTGGCGTCGTTATTATTTTTGTTATCCTAGGGGAGGGAAGAAACTGCCTCCTGGGTCAATGGGTTGGCCTTACATCGGAGAAACACTGCGCCTCTATTCACAGAACCCTAATCTCTTCTTTGCCGCCAAACAGAAGAG GTATGGGGATGTGTTCAAAACACACATATTGGGATGCCCTTGCATTATGATTGCCAGCGCAGAGGCCGCTAAGTTTATTCTGGTGACTCAGGCTCATCTTTTCAAGCCAACTTTTCCTGCAAGCAAGGAACGCATGATTGGTCCGCAGGCTTTGTTTTTTCATCAAGGTGAGTACCATGCAAAGGTGAGAAAAATGGTTCAGAGTTCACTGTTTCCCGAGTGCATCAGAAACATTGTTCCCCACATCGAGTCCATTGCTCTTAATGCCTTGAAGTCATGGGAAGGAAGGACAATCAATACATTTCAGGAAATGAAAAGG ATTTCCTTTAGTGTGGGAATCCttgccatttttggtaagcatCAACTTTTCGACAAGGATGATCTTAAGAGATCCTACTACGTGGTCGAGACTGGATATAACTCCATGCCCTTTAATTTCCCTGGAACTCTTTATAACAAAGCAATGAAG GCCAGGAGACGTTTGAATGAAGTTCTTAGCAAAGTAATAGCAGAACGAAGGGCCAGCAAGATTTCATGCAACGATTTACTTGGCACACTCATGGATTCAACAGATGACAATGGTTCTGAGCCACTCAAAGACAATCAGATTGCTGATAACATCATTGGGGTGATTTTTGCAGCACAAGATACGACAGCAAGTGTCTTAACATGGATAATCAAATATCTGAGGGACTATCCTCGCCTCCTCGAAGCCGTTACT GCGGAGCAAGAAGCCATCCGGGAGGCCAAATGCGGCGAAGAGAAGTCGTTAACTTGGGCTGACACAAGGAAAATGCATTTGACATCAAGA GTAATTCAAGAGACTTTAAGAATTGCTTCAATTATATCATTTACTTTCAGGGAAGCGGTTCAAGACGTAGAGTACAAAG GTTATTTAATTCCCAAGGGATGGAAGGTGATGCCTCTCTTCAGAAATATCCACCACAGCTCGGAAGTGTTCGCAGATCCTCACAATTTCGATCCTTCTCGATTCGAG ATGCCTCCAAAGCCTAATACCTTTCTGGCCTTTGGAAATGGAGCACACTCCTGCCCTGGCAGCGAGTTGGCCAAATTGGAGATGCTCGTCCTGATCCACCACCTCACTACGAAGTACAG GTGGGATCGTGTGAGTGCACACAATGGGATTCAGTATGGACCCTTCCCTGTCCCAAAAGGAGGACTCCCTATTGAAGTCTATCAGAAGACAGAGAGAATGTGA